A region from the Agrococcus sp. SL85 genome encodes:
- a CDS encoding MarR family winged helix-turn-helix transcriptional regulator, whose product MADLADDAGAGERAMLDPRRFDASAELIRSAGLSDGDIDEIVALFAALRRWHRASDAHSEASRRRMRLGRNDMRAIRFVLATGHDGTIVTSTMLAEHLGITGPSVTKMLDRLERAGHIRREPHPTDRRALSIVVTEATSRTAQESVGRDHTRRFEVAARLSSDERLAATRFLEELAALPVLDHAAAGGGRAA is encoded by the coding sequence ATGGCTGACCTCGCGGACGACGCGGGAGCGGGCGAGCGGGCCATGCTCGACCCGCGCCGCTTCGACGCCTCCGCCGAGCTCATCCGCAGCGCCGGGCTCTCGGACGGCGACATCGACGAGATCGTCGCGCTCTTCGCGGCGCTGCGCCGCTGGCATCGCGCCTCCGACGCGCACAGCGAGGCGAGCCGACGCCGCATGCGCCTGGGCAGGAACGACATGCGCGCCATCCGCTTCGTGCTCGCGACCGGGCACGACGGCACGATCGTGACGTCGACGATGCTCGCCGAGCACCTCGGCATCACGGGGCCCTCGGTGACGAAGATGCTCGACCGGCTCGAGCGCGCCGGCCACATCCGCCGCGAGCCCCACCCCACCGACCGCCGCGCGCTGTCGATCGTGGTCACCGAGGCCACGAGCCGCACCGCGCAGGAGTCCGTGGGCCGCGACCACACGCGGCGCTTCGAGGTCGCCGCGCGCCTCTCGAGCGACGAGCGCCTCGCCGCGACGCGGTTCCTGGAGGAGCTCGCGGCCCTGCCCGTGCTCGACCACGCCGCGGCGGGCGGCGGGCGCGCCGCCTGA
- a CDS encoding SDR family oxidoreductase, whose product MNERQGSTGPAPRATTETTSEPVEVDALDPDLAPEAPMDPVPEAERRRVLVTGATGYVGGRLIPRLLHVGHSVRALARDPGRLADASWAGDVEVVRGDLEDPGSLVEAFAGQQVVYHLVHAMSAGGDFQAAELEQARNVARAAREAGVERIVYLSGLHPEGEELSKHLASRVAVGDTLLASGVPTIVLEAGIVIGTGSASFEMIRHLTEVLPYMPAPKWVRNFVQPIAVRDVLHYLVHAAVVPAEVHGAFDVGGPDVLRYGQVMNGYALEAGLKQRPIASLPVLTPWLASHWVNLVTPVPRAIAMPLIGSLMHDCVVTERRIDAIIPPPADGLIGYRRAVRLALVREQRGDIESSWRSASAAGAPSDPLPSDPGWSGSTVYEDARERTTSAPPDAVWEVVESIGGESGWYSVPMLWSIRGLMDRIVGGVGLRRGRRDPERLRANDVVDFWRVERIERGRMLRLRAEMKVPGRAWIEFRVDPADEPGCTRYRQRAIFLPSGLGGRLYWWSLVPAHHVIFDTMTTRIVGAAEALADERRRARG is encoded by the coding sequence ATGAACGAGCGGCAGGGATCCACCGGCCCCGCTCCCCGGGCCACCACCGAGACCACCTCCGAGCCCGTCGAGGTCGACGCGCTCGACCCCGACCTCGCGCCCGAGGCGCCCATGGACCCCGTGCCGGAGGCCGAGCGCCGCCGGGTGCTCGTGACGGGCGCCACGGGCTACGTGGGCGGCCGCCTCATCCCGCGCCTCCTGCACGTCGGGCACTCGGTGCGGGCGCTCGCGCGCGACCCCGGTCGCCTCGCCGACGCCTCCTGGGCAGGCGACGTCGAGGTCGTGCGCGGCGACCTCGAGGACCCGGGCTCGCTCGTCGAGGCCTTCGCGGGCCAGCAGGTCGTCTACCACCTCGTCCACGCCATGAGCGCGGGCGGCGACTTCCAGGCGGCGGAGCTCGAGCAGGCCCGGAACGTCGCGCGCGCGGCGCGCGAGGCGGGCGTCGAGCGCATCGTCTACCTCTCGGGGCTGCACCCGGAGGGCGAGGAGCTCTCGAAGCACCTCGCCTCGCGGGTCGCGGTCGGCGACACGCTGCTCGCCTCCGGCGTGCCCACGATCGTGCTCGAGGCGGGCATCGTCATCGGCACCGGCTCCGCGTCGTTCGAGATGATCCGCCACCTCACCGAGGTGCTGCCGTACATGCCGGCGCCGAAGTGGGTGCGCAACTTCGTGCAGCCCATCGCGGTGCGCGACGTGCTGCACTACCTCGTGCACGCCGCCGTGGTCCCGGCCGAGGTGCACGGCGCCTTCGACGTCGGCGGTCCCGACGTGCTGCGGTACGGCCAGGTCATGAACGGGTACGCCCTCGAGGCGGGGCTCAAGCAGCGGCCCATCGCGTCGCTGCCGGTGCTGACGCCCTGGCTCGCCTCCCACTGGGTCAACCTCGTGACGCCCGTGCCGCGCGCGATCGCGATGCCGCTCATCGGGTCGCTCATGCACGACTGCGTCGTGACGGAGCGCCGCATCGACGCGATCATCCCGCCGCCGGCCGACGGCCTCATCGGCTACCGCCGCGCGGTGCGCCTCGCGCTCGTGCGCGAGCAGCGCGGCGACATCGAGTCGAGCTGGCGCTCGGCCTCCGCGGCGGGCGCGCCCTCGGATCCGCTGCCGAGCGATCCGGGCTGGTCGGGCTCCACCGTCTACGAGGACGCGCGCGAGCGCACGACGAGCGCGCCGCCGGATGCGGTGTGGGAGGTCGTCGAGTCGATCGGCGGCGAGAGCGGCTGGTACTCGGTGCCCATGCTGTGGAGCATCCGCGGCCTCATGGACCGCATCGTCGGCGGCGTCGGGCTCCGGCGCGGCCGCCGCGACCCCGAGCGCCTGCGCGCGAACGACGTCGTCGACTTCTGGCGGGTGGAGCGCATCGAGCGGGGCCGGATGCTGCGGCTGCGCGCCGAGATGAAGGTGCCGGGCCGCGCGTGGATCGAGTTCCGCGTCGACCCGGCCGACGAGCCCGGGTGCACCCGCTACCGGCAGCGCGCGATCTTCCTGCCGAGCGGGCTCGGCGGACGGCTCTACTGGTGGTCGCTCGTGCCGGCGCACCACGTCATCTTCGACACGATGACGACGCGCATCGTGGGCGCCGCCGAGGCGCTCGCCGACGAGCGGCGCCGCGCGCGCGGCTGA
- a CDS encoding ATP-dependent DNA helicase, whose translation MRVELSLEQRAILERIEGGEQHLFITGRAGTGKSTLLRHLVEGSDRQVVVCAPTGVAALNVGGQTIHSLLKLPLGVIADAPLRQSAELKRMLGKLDLLVIDEISMVNADLMDAIDRSLRQARGVRAVPFGGVQVVMFGDPYQLSPVPGDGEERAYFADHYDSMWFFDARVWREEAELHVVELVHIHRQADLEFKQALNAVRHGTVTAEIAHLLNAAGARTPPDDDVLTLATRNDTVTRINGRELARLPGRPKTASAEITGDFGGRQFPADAELELKLGAQVMFLRNDSEGRWVNGSLGKVVDIGGTVWVEVDGEQHEVEPAVWEQYRYSYSPTTKEIKRDVVAEFTQFPLRLAWAVTIHKSQGKTFDRAIVDLGQRAFAPGQTYVALSRLTSLEGLYLSRPLRPGDIIVDQRVRQFIHGIREREAARAAGADLREEPAAAPGAVVPTETAAEADRRDRADAFAPDGPTPF comes from the coding sequence ATGCGAGTCGAGCTGAGCCTGGAGCAGCGGGCGATCCTCGAGCGCATCGAGGGCGGCGAGCAGCACCTCTTCATCACGGGCCGGGCCGGCACGGGCAAGTCGACGCTGCTGCGGCACCTCGTCGAGGGGTCCGACCGGCAGGTGGTCGTGTGCGCGCCGACGGGCGTCGCGGCGCTCAACGTGGGCGGCCAGACGATCCACTCGCTGCTCAAGCTGCCGCTGGGCGTCATCGCCGACGCGCCGCTGCGGCAGAGCGCCGAGCTCAAGCGCATGCTGGGCAAGCTCGACCTGCTCGTCATCGACGAGATCTCGATGGTGAACGCCGACCTCATGGACGCCATCGACCGCTCGCTCCGGCAGGCGCGGGGCGTGCGGGCCGTGCCCTTCGGGGGCGTGCAGGTGGTCATGTTCGGCGACCCGTACCAGCTCTCGCCCGTGCCGGGCGACGGCGAGGAGCGGGCCTACTTCGCCGACCACTACGACTCGATGTGGTTCTTCGACGCGCGCGTGTGGCGCGAGGAGGCCGAGCTGCACGTGGTCGAGCTCGTGCACATCCACCGCCAGGCCGACCTCGAGTTCAAGCAGGCGCTGAACGCGGTGCGGCACGGCACGGTGACGGCCGAGATCGCGCACCTGCTGAACGCCGCGGGCGCGCGCACGCCGCCGGACGACGACGTGCTCACGCTCGCGACCCGCAACGACACCGTCACGCGCATCAACGGCCGCGAGCTCGCGCGCCTCCCCGGGCGCCCCAAGACCGCCTCGGCCGAGATCACGGGCGACTTCGGCGGTCGGCAGTTCCCCGCCGACGCCGAGCTCGAGCTGAAGCTCGGCGCGCAGGTGATGTTCCTGCGCAACGACTCCGAGGGCCGCTGGGTCAACGGGTCGCTCGGCAAGGTCGTCGACATCGGCGGCACCGTGTGGGTCGAGGTCGACGGCGAGCAGCACGAGGTGGAGCCGGCGGTGTGGGAGCAGTACCGCTACTCGTACTCGCCGACGACGAAGGAGATCAAGCGGGACGTCGTGGCCGAGTTCACGCAGTTCCCGCTGCGGCTCGCGTGGGCGGTGACGATCCACAAGTCGCAGGGCAAGACCTTCGACCGCGCGATCGTCGACCTCGGGCAGCGCGCGTTCGCGCCCGGCCAGACCTACGTGGCGCTCTCGCGCCTCACCTCGCTCGAGGGCCTCTACCTCTCGCGCCCGCTGCGTCCGGGCGACATCATCGTCGACCAGCGCGTGCGGCAGTTCATCCACGGCATCCGCGAGCGGGAGGCCGCGCGGGCCGCGGGCGCCGACCTGCGCGAGGAGCCGGCGGCCGCGCCGGGCGCGGTCGTGCCCACCGAGACGGCGGCGGAGGCGGACCGCCGCGACCGCGCGGACGCCTTCGCGCCCGACGGGCCGACGCCCTTCTAG
- a CDS encoding polyprenyl synthetase family protein — protein MTAVDAPTTLAEVESRIRAIVAPTGPHPVQSEAERAAVGGKLLRPRLVIAAAGEGADHDAVVAVGAALELLHVALLVHDDVIDGDDERRGVPSIAGAAVRAAHEAGLGAEHAARLGLTTAVVSGDVLLARALAELVRLDLPLGARRAIADVVERSLVRAAEGEHDDVMLAGGEADEQAILRVLERKTADYSFRAPLELGAILGGRPAAAVAALGEIGMRMGVVYQLRDDVLGVFGDEAITGKSALSDIRAGAPTMLALLARRDAAWATIERHYGDPAADEGAAARVRAVVRGSGALDELERRIADGADEVRALIDAAPVEEALRCALTGILERCVERAR, from the coding sequence GTGACCGCGGTCGACGCCCCCACGACCCTCGCGGAGGTCGAGTCGCGCATCCGCGCCATCGTCGCGCCCACCGGCCCGCACCCCGTGCAGTCCGAGGCCGAGCGCGCCGCCGTCGGCGGCAAGCTGCTGCGGCCCCGCCTCGTCATCGCGGCGGCGGGCGAGGGCGCGGACCACGACGCCGTCGTCGCCGTCGGCGCCGCCCTCGAACTGCTGCACGTCGCGCTGCTCGTGCACGACGACGTCATCGACGGCGACGACGAGCGACGGGGCGTCCCCTCGATCGCCGGCGCCGCGGTCCGCGCCGCCCACGAGGCCGGCCTCGGCGCCGAGCACGCCGCGCGCCTCGGCCTCACGACCGCCGTCGTCTCGGGCGATGTGCTGCTCGCGCGCGCCCTCGCCGAGCTCGTCCGGCTCGACCTGCCGCTCGGCGCCCGCCGGGCCATCGCCGACGTCGTCGAGCGCTCGCTCGTGCGCGCGGCCGAGGGCGAGCACGACGACGTGATGCTCGCGGGCGGCGAGGCCGACGAGCAGGCGATCCTTCGCGTGCTCGAGCGGAAGACCGCCGACTACTCCTTCCGCGCTCCGCTCGAGCTCGGCGCGATCCTCGGCGGACGGCCCGCTGCGGCCGTCGCCGCGCTCGGCGAGATCGGCATGCGCATGGGCGTGGTGTACCAGCTGCGCGACGACGTCCTGGGCGTCTTCGGCGACGAGGCGATCACCGGCAAGAGCGCGCTCAGCGACATCCGCGCGGGCGCCCCGACGATGCTCGCGCTCCTCGCGCGCCGCGACGCCGCGTGGGCGACGATCGAGCGGCACTACGGCGACCCCGCGGCCGACGAGGGCGCGGCCGCCCGCGTGCGCGCCGTCGTACGCGGCAGCGGCGCGCTCGACGAGCTCGAGCGGCGAATCGCGGACGGCGCCGACGAGGTGCGCGCGCTCATCGACGCCGCCCCGGTCGAGGAGGCGCTGCGCTGCGCGCTCACCGGCATCCTCGAGCGCTGCGTGGAGCGAGCGCGATGA
- a CDS encoding lycopene cyclase domain-containing protein has product MTYAVLLLPFLAVSAALAVLGLRRGRRAWAALALGGAAVLALTLVFDSLMIAADLFRYDDAKLLGIEIGLIPLEDLAYALVAVLAVAGLWRLLPARQDAGARAAARPDDRASGEGHGRG; this is encoded by the coding sequence GTGACCTATGCCGTGCTGCTGCTGCCGTTCCTGGCGGTCTCCGCCGCGCTCGCGGTGCTCGGCCTCCGCAGGGGCAGGAGGGCCTGGGCCGCGCTCGCGCTCGGCGGCGCCGCGGTGCTCGCGCTCACGCTCGTCTTCGACTCCCTCATGATCGCCGCCGACCTCTTCCGCTACGACGACGCGAAGCTGCTCGGCATCGAGATCGGCCTCATCCCGCTCGAGGACCTCGCCTACGCCCTCGTCGCGGTGCTCGCCGTCGCCGGGCTCTGGCGGCTGCTGCCCGCCCGGCAAGACGCGGGCGCGCGCGCCGCGGCGCGACCGGATGACCGCGCGTCGGGCGAGGGGCACGGGCGTGGCTGA
- a CDS encoding prenyltransferase — translation MTARRARGTGVADTAELRLGRRLLLASRPVSWINTAFPFAAAMLLTTGQVDLRLVVGTLFFLVPYNLAMYGINDVFDYASDAQNPRKGGVEGALLPPSTHRATITWSIGLAVPFVVALVLLGGPASWAALAVSLFAVVAYSAKGLRFKEVPVLDSITSSTHFVSPAVYGLLLAGAEWTPGLWALLAAFFAWGMASHAFGAVQDVVPDREGGIGSIATALGARATVRLAIGLWALAGVLMLTTPWPGPLAALVALPYIWLAAPFWSVTDAGSGAANRGWRRFLWVNYGCGFLITMLCIWWAMMGR, via the coding sequence ATGACCGCGCGTCGGGCGAGGGGCACGGGCGTGGCTGACACCGCCGAGCTGCGCCTCGGCCGCCGCCTGCTGCTCGCCTCCCGGCCCGTCAGCTGGATCAACACGGCCTTCCCCTTCGCGGCGGCGATGCTGCTGACGACCGGCCAGGTCGACCTCCGGCTCGTGGTGGGCACGCTCTTCTTCCTCGTGCCCTACAACCTCGCGATGTACGGCATCAACGACGTCTTCGACTACGCCTCCGACGCGCAGAACCCCCGCAAGGGCGGTGTCGAGGGGGCGCTCCTGCCGCCGTCGACGCACCGCGCCACGATCACGTGGTCGATCGGGCTCGCGGTGCCGTTCGTCGTCGCGCTCGTGCTGCTCGGCGGCCCTGCGTCGTGGGCGGCGCTCGCGGTGAGCCTCTTCGCGGTCGTCGCGTACTCGGCGAAGGGCCTGCGCTTCAAGGAGGTGCCGGTGCTCGACTCGATCACCTCGAGCACCCACTTCGTGAGCCCCGCCGTCTACGGCCTGCTGCTCGCGGGCGCCGAGTGGACGCCGGGCCTGTGGGCGCTGCTCGCGGCCTTCTTCGCCTGGGGCATGGCGAGCCACGCCTTCGGCGCGGTGCAGGACGTCGTGCCCGACCGCGAGGGAGGCATCGGCTCGATCGCCACGGCGCTCGGCGCGCGCGCCACGGTGCGGCTCGCGATCGGCCTCTGGGCGCTCGCCGGCGTCCTCATGCTCACGACCCCCTGGCCCGGCCCGCTCGCCGCGCTCGTCGCGCTGCCCTACATCTGGCTCGCCGCGCCCTTCTGGTCGGTGACCGACGCGGGCTCGGGCGCCGCGAACCGCGGCTGGCGGCGATTCCTGTGGGTCAACTACGGATGCGGCTTCCTCATCACCATGCTCTGCATCTGGTGGGCGATGATGGGCCGATGA
- a CDS encoding NUDIX hydrolase, with protein sequence MSEIPAAATLVLLRDGDHGAIEVLLLQRPDRGSFAGGWVFPGGRVEPHDEAQADGDDLTAARRAAVRETEEEVGLVIDPASLVPLAHWTPPEGLATRFITWFFVAPAVEGELRLQQAEVVASEWIKPADALKRHGAGQMRLFPPTWITLDSLLAHPTVDAALAAIARREPRRYATKQDEARRIVRWEGDEGYDGAPDTDDGPRHRLTMHSLPWRLEWR encoded by the coding sequence ATGAGCGAGATCCCTGCCGCAGCGACCCTCGTGCTGCTGCGCGACGGCGACCATGGCGCGATCGAGGTCCTCCTCCTGCAGCGCCCCGACCGCGGCTCCTTCGCGGGCGGCTGGGTGTTCCCCGGCGGCCGCGTCGAGCCCCACGACGAGGCGCAGGCGGACGGCGACGACCTCACGGCCGCTCGCCGGGCGGCCGTGCGCGAGACCGAGGAGGAGGTGGGCCTCGTGATCGACCCCGCGTCCCTCGTGCCCCTCGCGCACTGGACGCCGCCCGAGGGGCTGGCCACGCGCTTCATCACCTGGTTCTTCGTGGCACCGGCGGTCGAGGGCGAGCTGCGGCTGCAGCAGGCCGAGGTGGTCGCGAGCGAGTGGATCAAGCCGGCCGATGCGCTGAAGCGCCACGGCGCGGGCCAGATGCGCCTCTTCCCGCCCACCTGGATCACGCTCGACTCGCTGCTCGCCCACCCCACGGTCGACGCCGCCCTCGCCGCGATCGCCCGCCGCGAGCCGCGCCGCTATGCGACGAAGCAGGACGAGGCCCGGCGCATCGTGCGCTGGGAGGGCGACGAGGGCTACGACGGCGCCCCCGACACGGACGACGGCCCTCGGCACCGCCTCACGATGCACTCGCTCCCGTGGCGCCTGGAGTGGCGCTAG
- a CDS encoding lycopene cyclase domain-containing protein, producing the protein MSLVYLGAILVSALGVGAIDARWRLALFRDAPRAIGAVLLTALLLLVLDLSAIATGNFRLGESPWMTSIEVLPHLPIEELAFITFLAYVSLVAIAGAERLLAARRRAEP; encoded by the coding sequence GTGAGCCTCGTCTACCTCGGCGCGATCCTCGTCTCGGCGCTCGGCGTGGGCGCGATCGACGCGCGCTGGCGGCTCGCGCTCTTCCGCGACGCGCCGCGCGCGATCGGCGCGGTGCTGCTCACGGCGCTCCTGCTGCTCGTGCTCGACCTCTCGGCGATCGCCACCGGCAACTTCCGGCTGGGCGAGTCGCCGTGGATGACGAGCATCGAGGTGCTGCCGCACCTGCCGATCGAGGAGCTCGCGTTCATCACCTTCCTCGCCTACGTCTCGCTCGTCGCGATCGCGGGCGCCGAGCGGCTGCTCGCGGCGCGCAGGAGGGCGGAGCCGTGA
- a CDS encoding phytoene/squalene synthase family protein: MTAAPTSRTGSGTTGLALYTATARRASETVIQAYSTSFGMASRLLPPGMRGDIQAVYALVRVADEIVDGPGAESGLDAAQCGEVLDALEAEVARAIATGFSADLVVHAFAETARRAGIGAEHTAPFFAAMRRDLDPVDFADERELRDYVYGSAEVVGLMCVRCFTAGRPMQDAEARRVARGARALGSAFQVVNFLRDLGADADGLGRAYLPGLDPAHPTEQAVARVLDRLEGELRIARATIPSLPAEARPAVLAAHDLFAALARRIRATPAAEPPRRRISVPAGEKAAILARAALGAGVARAGLARREQPAPVRGLAR; this comes from the coding sequence ATGACCGCCGCGCCCACGTCCCGCACGGGCTCCGGCACCACGGGCCTCGCCCTCTACACCGCCACGGCGCGGCGCGCGAGCGAGACCGTCATCCAGGCGTACTCGACCTCCTTCGGCATGGCGAGCAGGCTGCTGCCGCCCGGCATGCGCGGCGACATCCAGGCGGTGTACGCCCTCGTGCGCGTCGCCGACGAGATCGTCGACGGGCCGGGCGCCGAGTCCGGCCTCGACGCGGCGCAGTGCGGCGAGGTGCTCGACGCGCTCGAGGCCGAGGTCGCCCGCGCGATCGCCACGGGCTTCAGCGCCGACCTGGTCGTGCACGCCTTCGCCGAGACCGCGCGCCGCGCGGGCATCGGGGCCGAGCACACCGCGCCGTTCTTCGCCGCGATGCGGCGCGACCTCGACCCTGTCGACTTCGCCGACGAGCGCGAGCTGCGCGACTACGTCTACGGCTCCGCCGAGGTCGTCGGCCTCATGTGCGTGCGCTGCTTCACGGCGGGCCGGCCCATGCAGGACGCAGAGGCCCGGCGCGTCGCCCGCGGCGCCCGTGCCCTGGGCAGCGCCTTCCAGGTCGTCAACTTCCTGCGCGACCTCGGCGCCGACGCCGACGGGCTCGGCCGCGCCTACCTGCCCGGTCTCGACCCGGCGCACCCCACCGAGCAGGCAGTCGCGCGCGTGCTCGACCGCCTCGAGGGCGAGCTGCGCATCGCCCGCGCCACCATCCCGAGCCTCCCGGCCGAGGCCCGGCCCGCGGTGCTCGCCGCGCACGACCTCTTCGCCGCGCTCGCGCGCCGCATCCGCGCCACGCCGGCCGCCGAGCCGCCGCGCCGCCGCATCAGCGTGCCCGCGGGCGAGAAGGCCGCGATCCTCGCGCGGGCCGCGCTCGGCGCCGGCGTCGCGCGCGCGGGCCTCGCCCGCCGCGAGCAGCCCGCGCCCGTCCGAGGGCTCGCCCGATGA
- the idi gene encoding isopentenyl-diphosphate Delta-isomerase, with translation MGFPTDPGEELVVLLGEDGEAIGTAPKATVHSTSTPLHLAFSCHLLDAEGRMLVTRRALSKIAWPGVWTNAACGHPAPGEAMEDAVRRRLAQELGTGVTGLELVLPAFSYRAVDASGIVEHEVCPVYVGRIDGALEPSPAEVAEWQWVEPERLAQALRATPWAFSPWLVLQAEQLPVLAGAA, from the coding sequence ATGGGCTTCCCAACCGACCCCGGCGAGGAGCTGGTCGTGCTGCTCGGCGAGGACGGCGAGGCGATCGGCACGGCCCCCAAGGCCACGGTGCACAGCACGTCCACGCCGCTCCACCTGGCCTTCTCGTGCCACCTCCTCGACGCCGAGGGGAGGATGCTCGTCACGCGCCGCGCGCTCTCGAAGATCGCCTGGCCGGGCGTCTGGACGAACGCCGCCTGCGGGCATCCCGCCCCGGGCGAGGCGATGGAGGACGCGGTGCGCCGCCGCCTCGCGCAGGAGCTCGGCACGGGCGTGACGGGCCTCGAGCTCGTCCTCCCCGCCTTCTCGTACCGGGCGGTCGACGCGAGCGGCATCGTCGAGCACGAGGTGTGCCCCGTCTACGTCGGCCGGATCGACGGCGCGCTCGAGCCGAGCCCCGCCGAGGTCGCCGAGTGGCAGTGGGTCGAGCCCGAGCGGCTCGCGCAGGCGCTCCGCGCCACCCCGTGGGCCTTCAGCCCCTGGCTCGTGCTGCAGGCCGAGCAGCTGCCCGTGCTGGCGGGTGCCGCGTGA
- the crtI gene encoding phytoene desaturase family protein, with protein sequence MSRIVVIGGGIAGIASAGLLARDGHEVVLLEQSEELGGRAGVWREGGFTFDTGPSWMLMREPYEHAFRMLGSSLEAEVDVVRLDPAYRVLYEGREESLVVSGDVEETIARVEAMEPGAGERLRAYLASATETAELATKGLLSNRFDSPSAFAGLGLARRLPTLGRLLVETLERRVARSFRDRRIRQALGYPAVFLGTEPKAAPSMYHLMSHFDLVEGVWYPQGGFGRIVDALARLSREAGAELRTGERVERILVRGGRATGVRLASGEELAADLVVSAADGHATDTRLLAHVPGLAERAERRWSSKVAGPSAVLVMLGVDGPLPQLEHHTLLFTEDWEAGFDRIFGPEPADPSAGVTDPASLYVSRTSATDPSVAPEGSEALFVLVPVRADPRLGAGGVDGAGDPAVERIADAAIAQIAEWAGIPDLAERVRVRRTIGPADFARDLDAWRGTALGPAHTLRQSAMLRGSTKHREIDGLLLAGSTTVPGIGVPMCLISAELVVKHVRGERTTGPLQPLPAGRRASADAS encoded by the coding sequence ATGAGCCGCATCGTCGTCATCGGCGGCGGCATCGCCGGCATCGCCTCCGCGGGTCTCCTCGCGCGCGACGGCCACGAGGTCGTGCTGCTCGAGCAGTCCGAGGAGCTCGGCGGCCGCGCGGGCGTGTGGCGCGAGGGCGGCTTCACCTTCGACACCGGCCCCAGCTGGATGCTCATGCGCGAGCCCTACGAGCACGCGTTCCGGATGCTCGGCTCGAGCCTCGAGGCCGAGGTCGACGTGGTGCGCCTCGACCCCGCCTACCGCGTGCTCTACGAGGGGCGCGAGGAGTCGCTCGTGGTCTCGGGCGACGTCGAGGAGACCATCGCCCGGGTCGAGGCTATGGAGCCGGGCGCGGGCGAGCGGCTGCGCGCGTACCTCGCGTCGGCGACCGAGACGGCGGAGCTCGCCACGAAGGGCCTGCTCTCGAACCGCTTCGACAGCCCGAGCGCCTTCGCGGGCCTCGGTCTCGCCCGTCGGCTGCCCACGCTCGGGCGGCTGCTCGTCGAGACGCTCGAGCGCCGCGTCGCGCGCTCGTTCCGCGACCGCCGCATCCGGCAGGCGCTCGGCTACCCGGCCGTCTTCCTCGGCACGGAGCCCAAGGCCGCACCGTCGATGTACCACCTCATGAGCCACTTCGACCTCGTCGAGGGCGTCTGGTACCCGCAGGGCGGCTTCGGCCGCATCGTCGACGCGCTCGCCCGGCTCTCGCGCGAGGCGGGCGCCGAGCTCCGCACGGGGGAGCGCGTCGAGCGGATCCTCGTGCGCGGCGGCCGCGCGACCGGCGTGCGGCTCGCGAGCGGCGAGGAGCTCGCGGCCGACCTCGTGGTCTCCGCCGCCGACGGCCACGCGACCGACACGCGCCTCCTCGCCCACGTGCCCGGCCTCGCCGAGCGCGCCGAGCGCCGCTGGTCCTCCAAGGTCGCCGGCCCCTCGGCCGTGCTCGTGATGCTCGGCGTCGACGGGCCGCTGCCGCAGCTCGAGCACCACACGCTCCTGTTCACCGAGGACTGGGAGGCCGGCTTCGACCGCATCTTCGGTCCGGAGCCCGCGGATCCCTCGGCGGGCGTCACCGACCCGGCCTCGCTCTACGTCAGCCGCACCTCCGCCACCGACCCCTCGGTGGCGCCCGAGGGCTCCGAGGCGCTCTTCGTGCTCGTGCCGGTGCGCGCCGATCCGAGGCTCGGCGCCGGCGGCGTCGACGGCGCGGGCGACCCGGCCGTCGAGCGCATCGCCGATGCCGCGATCGCGCAGATCGCGGAGTGGGCGGGCATCCCGGACCTCGCCGAGCGGGTGCGCGTGCGCCGCACGATCGGCCCCGCCGACTTCGCGCGCGACCTCGACGCCTGGCGCGGCACGGCGCTCGGGCCCGCGCACACGCTCCGCCAGAGCGCGATGCTGCGCGGCTCCACGAAGCACCGCGAGATCGACGGGCTGCTGCTCGCCGGCTCCACGACGGTCCCCGGCATCGGGGTGCCCATGTGCCTCATCTCCGCCGAGCTCGTCGTGAAGCACGTGCGCGGCGAGCGCACGACGGGGCCGCTGCAGCCGCTGCCCGCCGGCCGCCGCGCCTCGGCGGACGCCTCGTGA